agcccacagctccaccctatgccATTAACCTAGttggcccacctaaccttttttggacactaagggcaatttagcatggccaatccgcctaccctgcacatctttggactgtgggaggaaaccggagcacccggaggaaacccacgcagacacagggggaacgtacagactccgcacagacagtgacccaagccaggaatcaaacctgggaccctggagctgtgaagcaacagtgctaaccgctgtgctaccatgccagccaTCAAGGATGAGACAACGTAAGATCATTGCTCAGAATCCTCGACCAACCCCAAGCCTTGAATACCGGATACAATGTGCTCCATCAAACCCGAAACATCAAGGCTGGGATTGTCCGAAATCCcagctatgtgctgacaccggactatttcatgccggtgtcaacgggcatcttggcccagcaattcagcgggCCCGCGGGAAGGAGGTAGGCTCAATCGGTTGCCCTCAATCGCGGACGTAGatgtcgtggaggcccccctggagtctgatccccccccaaCCAGAATGGCCACCGCGACagcgggtctgagctcccgccgggtggtaccaggttggaaccacgccggtgggactcagccgGAATCCGGCCCGTCGACCGCGGAGAAGCGCCACAGGGGCctgtttcaacggcccccgacatgtgccgcgtcgaccgcgcgggcgcaactggcggcgattctccggtcgtcggagaatcgcgccccgatgtcggagcggcgtggcggaaaTTTCCCgtgtcaccggcgattctccaacccgtcttggagaatcccggcccaagtctTTTGTTCCATCAGATGAAGTTCTTTTGATTTTGATGTGGGCACTGAGCATCTGTACTCATTGAAGGTGCAAACCAACTCTGAAACTGCCGCGAGTAAAACTCAGATTATTGCTAAGAAAACTGGACTCATAGGAGTAATTGGTGAGAAGCTATTTTGCGCCTTGATATGTTTGTTATTTGACGCTATTCTGACAAATTTGGACATTTGAAAATAAAACAGCAATTAGAGTAGTTTTAAGATTGAAAAGATGTGTTAAAAAGGTATACTAGGCAGTGCTCTGAGCTTGCTCCAAGGTGACGTGTAGTGAAGATCAGTAGCAAAATCAGCCATCTGTGGCAAACTCATTAATCTGGCAGTCATTATACCCAGGGTGCTTAGATGATTAGCTCGCTAGTCTGGTTTACAAATGAGTTGACATTCTTCTCACTCAGCTCCGTACAATCCTGCAAGCCAACGGTCAATACATCTTGGTTGGATGAGCGTCAGAAACAACTTCTGAATTCTGCATGTTTTTTTCAGCTAGTTAAACTTCTGCTCTACTCGTGTGCATTATTGGGGGTCTTAGGTTGGTAGAATATGTTCCTACAGTACATGGAGAAAGTGTGGGCTGCTTAATGGAACAAACAGAACCATTAAATGCAGCTGTACATTTCTTAGTTGATTGTTTTGGAGCTTCTTAAACAATGTCTGACACCTGGATTATCAAAATGAATTCATTCCATTTAGTGGAAGTATCTGTTCCAATTACTATTAATTATCTGCGCTTTCAGCCATTGCATTGTAGCAGTACCATTGTTATTGTGGCAAAATACGTACTTCAATGCTATATTTATTTTATAATTTACTCAATCAAAACAGCATTAATCAAGTCATAAATCATCTTACTCCTGAATCTCTACTAACTTGGATGGGTAGGCCTGTTTTTGTTTTAACTTTGACAACTTTCTCCCATTCCCTTTCTGAAAGCATTGACTACTTAACTGGTCATAATCTAAACATGTGCTTTGGACTCTCAGATACGTTATCCAGGCTCAAAGTCCTAACACATCCACATCCAATGCTCACTCCATGCACTAAGTAGTGCCCACTGAATTGTATTCTGGATCATAAACCATGGCCAATCTTCACAGCCTTAACGTAGGAAGGACAACTGTAGTCTTGATAGCCAGTGTAGTGGTCATCCCTGGCCGTGGGAAGCCAATAGGTCAGTTTTGATTATTTGTATCTTCCATCTCATCTAATACTTCATGTAGGTCTATTCATTCCTCTATTCTTCACTATCCTGGATGAGGAACAAAGTGGGGCATGctgtaatgatctttattattgtcacaagtaggcttacattaacactgcaatgaagttattgtgaaaatcccctagtcgccatacctgttcgggtatacagaaggagaattcagaatgtctaattcacccaagagcaagtcttttgggacttgtgggaggaaactggaacaccatgaggaaacccacacagccacagggggaacatgcagactctgcacaggcagtgagtgacccaagccgggaatcaaacctgggaccctggcgctgtgatgcaaaagtgctaaccactgtgctactgtgccaccgtgtcatacCGTACCATGTCACCTATTTGGCATATATTTTGCCTTCATCTCCCGAATCAACTACTTTTTCAAGCCTTCTCAAACAACGCACAATAAGAGTGCAACTTGACCACTGACTCATTTTGTGTTTCGTTTTGAGTTCACTCGCAGTTCTCACTTTCGACATTAAGCCCAACTCCTGTGCGGGTTAAACAGGGGAGCTTGTTTCCGCTTCCCTCGCCCAGTTGTTAAAGGGGGGCGAAATGCGCGGTTCAGAAGGACAGAGGGGTTCCCCTCTGTTGAGTTCACAGTCCTTTGACTGCGAGCATCACCCCCACAAGCCGCAAGCCAACTGAACCCATCAgcagggtgggcgcggaggagGGGGCGAGGCCTGGCGGCCGACACGAACAATGGACAATTATGGGCGTGGCCTCGGGTCCGCCGGTttgtcccggtggggggggggggcagggggcggggctagAAGAACGGGGCGCGGCCAGGGTgtgggcgggggcaggggcggggggcgtGGCCAcgcggcgggtgggggaggggagggggcaatgaCAGGAGCAGCCGGGCCGGCAGCGGGCATTTAAAGCGCCCGGGCAGCGGGCAAAGGGGCTGGAAAAGAGCGGGTCGCGCGCGAACGTTAACAGGGAGCGCAATCGAGAAACCGAGTttgcattttaatttaatttattttatttaaagtatatatatatatatatatacaaatctACCTCGGAGAGCAGCCGGCACGGTTGATGTATTAATTGATCAGAAGTCAGCTCTTATTCAGGgtgcagcctgtgtgtgtgtgttgactgcAGACAGCCCGGCCGGCAGCGCCTGCCGTGAGGGAGCCACCGCCAGCGGCTGCAGCCTGAGCCAGCCGACTCccccggggagagggaggaggaggaggaggaggggggtgccaGGAAGATGCACACCACCCAGAAGGACACCACCTTCACCAAGATCTTCGTGGGCGGGCTGCCCTACCACACCACGGACGCGTCGCTGCGCAAGTACTTCGAGGTGTTCGGCGACATCGAGGAAGCGGTGGTCATCACCGACCGGCAGACGGGCAAATCGCGCGGCTACGGCTTTGTAAGTaagagcggggccgggggggggggggggggcttcggccggGCGCTGGTGGCAAAATATTTGATAGTTGAATGGTGAGTTCCCACATGGCTGTTTTGTTTTAACTGATGCCCGGGTTGTGTGCCGGCTTTTCTTTtctttccccttccctctccccaaccCTTCTCCCTCCTCCTGTATTTTCTCCTCACGCCCCTGGGCTTTCACAGGTGACCATGGCTGACCGGGCGGCGGCGGAGCGGGCATGCAAAGATCCCAACCCCATCATCGACGGCAGGAAAGCCAACGTCAACCTGGCTTACCTGGGGGCCAAACCTCGCATCATGCAGCCAGGTGAGTGAGCGTGCGAGCCACCCGAGCTCAAGATGACCCCCCCTAACCCCAGTCTATCTCCAAAacccaattttttaaaaatacaataaatAACACATCCACTTAAAAAGAAGAAAGTCGTCAGAAAGGACAGGGTGGTTGGAAGGGGAGATTGAGGTTAGGAAGTGAATCTGGGCAGTGCCATGTGTCTCACAGTGTCTGGCCAAAGTGATACTGTGCAGTTGGGACGcgcggtgtgtgtgttgtgtcaggTTGTGTTCTTGTGTTTGCTCCTCTTTCAATTTCTAACCTTGACTCTTGGGCTGATCGGCAGGTTTCGCTTTCGGAGTGCAGCAGATTCACCCTGCTTTCGTTCCCAGGCCATACGGGTAAGTGCCGCCGCACTTCTATCAACAAAACAGTTCATAACCGCTTTTCGCTCTCCACTTTAAAGGCAGATGCATTTCTACTGTTAACGCCGTCCGACCTCTCCGGGCTGCAGTTAAGAAAACTGCTTCTCCACCTTATCCTTTAGACCAAAAAAAGCTTGAGAGTGATTCTGTGTCTGTTGCGCTAACGATCTATCGTAGGCTGTCGTTTTAACATCCATAGTCAATGACTAACATAAACTTTTGGAGAATGAAAAAAAACCTACTGTGCTGTGCAATCTCCCAATGAGTCAAGTTCTGAAAGCGAGTCCGTTCATTCAACCGACCACCCAGATAAAATACTATTTGGTGCTGTACAATGGTGTTATTTACTTATTTTAACAAATCGACTTTGTGCCCCCTTTTGGCTTGACTCAATTCTATGTATTTCTTTCTGATCTGACAGGGGTCGTTTACAGTTAAGATAACATGATGATGAGAGAAGGATTTGATGATATGAGGTGGAATAGTTACCGAATGAGCAGATCTTAAACTGTAACCAGTAAACTCAAAACACACAAACAAGCTAAAATGGTGATTAACTGTTGCATGTATGTTATTTCTTTAGAGTGTACTAGAGTTGCGTGTGCTTTTTACTTTTAATGAAGTGGTGTTTAGCGCTAAACAAGCAAACTGCGTGCTTTTTAATGAAGAGAGCTGTAGTGAGGACTTTTCTGGGATTTTCTTTGTTCAAGAGTGTTGATTTGTTTTGCCATTTGGGAGCAAGGGGTCCCACTTTATTTTGCTTTGTTGCTGTAGCCTGATTTCCAGTTTAACCATTCAGTTTCTGGGTTGTAGTGAGTGCTAAATTCTGTGTGACTTTATTTTTTGATTACCAAATCAACTCATCGCGTGCATGTTGCGATGTTTATTTATTTTGGTTTGGTGGTTGTTGTTTTTTAAATTGTTTAACACTAGTGCTTCCATTCTATGTTCAATTAAGTCATGGGTACAGGACTAAATGATTATCAAAACAGCATCGTAATTCACGTGACTTCCGAGTGCTACGTTTTCTCAAGACGTTTTTGTGTGGCGTGCCCATCCAGTTTTGGGGTTGGGTACCATATCATGGTAGAGTTAGGCAGGAAGAGATTTGTCTGAACATTAATACACTTAGCCACATCCTGAGCTTTGCCCTTTAGCTCAGTTCGTTTTAAAGATTGTGCTCTCACATGCTGTTAAATCCAGATTTTTAAAACCCCTGTGGTATTTTTGTTTCGGCATTGCCGGCACATTGTCTTGGATGTGTCAATTTAAAGCTGAAAACAATGTACAGGGAGGGAAAGCATTATTGTAAGACATTTTCTCCTTTTACAAATCATTGTTGCTCGACTTGTGTGTCACATCATTGTTGCTCGACTTGTGTGTCACAATCATGTATTTTAAACGGGAGTTCAGAAATTGCAGAAAATAGGGACAACTACACGTCCCATAGTAAACTGGAGGCTGCACGGTGTACATTTAAAATAGGTGTGCACACAAGTTTCAGTCTGCTAATCTGTTTTTTTTCTCTATGAATAAATGATGACACACAACAATAAACTTAAATAATGAATGTGCCATGCAATAATGCAGGTGGAAAATACCAAATCGTTCTAAGTTTTGAAAGGCAGCATAATTATTTCATTGTACTGGGTAATTTGAAGGATTCATCTAATTTTTATAACTGCAGACCAAGGTTAATACTCACAACCTTTCTGTGAACTTGCCTGTCCAAGTCAACCCCATTTGCAACAATTATTTTACTAAAGCACTTGATCCGGTATAATCTAAGATACTTCAAAACCCTATTATCCCAGGATCATTTTCGTTGGCAGTATCTTGAGGCTGTAAAAATGGAAAACCTTTTACATTAAGATATTTAACATAGATTACAAATCAGACACTTTTTTGATCAAACCCTTGTGGACTGCATAGGAAAAGTGGCTCATTTTGCCTTATACAGACATTCCTTCTCTTTAATAGACCCCTTTAGCAGAAGATTAAAAATAGAGTGGGGAGTCATACAGCAGCCTGTCTTGTCACTCATCCAGCATGAAATGGCACGGGCTGGGGAGTGTGCTAACAGTTCCCATGAGTTTAAAAGAGAATGACCCTTGGGAGCTCAGGTTTCacgttccagcacctgtttggattTTTGTGGATTTCAACCAGAAGCCCagcaaactgccccccccccccccccccccagcaacccgccaacacatacacacacacacaggtttaaGAGAATGTGATGAAGGAGACATTTTATATACTGGTAACTGAACACAGCAACAATCAATTCCAACATTTCTAACCAATTTTAGTTGTGTAAAGGATATAGCAACAAGGGAGAAAGTGTGAAAAATATTTGCAGGAAAAATACCTGCTCTGAGAGGTTGTAAGTGTCAGGAAAGGCTGAACAGGCAGGGGAAGCTAGTtaagcacatgagggagaaaggaatagaagcatATGATAACAGGGTCGAGGCGAAGTaagtgagagtgagaggaggcttgtgtggagcatgaATAGTGgcgaggctgaatggcctatttctgtgctgttagTTCCCTGTATAGACACATGAAAAGTAACAGATTTTAATAAATATGCCTTAACCTACAATTAGGTGAATTGCGAACGTGGTATAATTTGAGGCAGTATGTTTGCGTATTTCTCACAAATTCTGAACTGCAAATCTGTTATTAATTTTAAGTAATAAACTTTGTAAAACTCTGGTAATTGCTAGATTATGATACAGAGCATTCGTAGATGTCTAGGACACACTAAAAACATGTTTAAAAGTTTGATTGGGGAGCGGTCTTATGATATCACTTCCTTTACATTTCACAAAAAAAAGTGCTTCCTTATCTGTTTCCTTTCACAACAGGTATGTATTTCTTTAACTACTCACCGACAATTGTTGTAGTTTTTCTACATGGTACTAGGTAGCATGTTTTGCCAGTATGGCTGGTTAGAAATTTCTCTGACTGATTACTTTTAATGAATTTGTTTTCTCCTAACCAACTGCAAATATTATGGAGAAGATGTGgtcgggagaggggggtggggggggacataaTTCTCATAAGCGGTATGCCTAATTTTAGCATATTTTAACTAGCCTATCTCAGTTGTTTACGGGAGTATCAATGAGCGGGTGCCCCCGCTGATCAGCAACTAGAGCATGCTAACCTTGGAAAACATCATATTAGCGCatcagaggccatttggcccattcactgTTTACGCACAATAGAAGCCTCGTGACTAAGTTCAGAATATGAGGACATAGGGGACAAGTAGCACAATAGACAACAAGCAAGCTACAAAGCAGAGTAGTGATTAAAGGTAGTTACTCAGACTGACAAAAGGTGGgaattggtgttccacagggattagtgctgggggtCACTGTTGTTCACCCATTTACATCAACAGTTTAGACTCGGAAATTGGAAGTGCAATTTCAGAGTTTGTGGATGCCACCAAATTGAGGGGTGTGGCTATTATAGAGGAGGACTGCAACAAAATACAGGAAGACATGAATAAACCTGTGGAATGGGTATGTCACTGGGAATGAATTTCACTTTAGATAAGTGTGAGAtgctgcattttggtaggaagaataaggagGCCACCTCTCCTTAGAAAATAAGCGTCTAAATAgggtagagatgcagagagatcatGGCTGCAGATATCCAAACAGCTGAAAGTAAGGACACAACTGAActggtcattaaaaaaaaaagctaGCAAAGCATTGGAgttcatttctagagggatagaactGAAAAGCTGAGAAGTTATGCTAAACttgtatagaatcttggttagACTGttcgaggtgaaaatattcacatgaaGGCCTAAGTAtaagttttttaaaaagcagtttattatatcagaattctgggaggaaaggcctgagactccgcagcctattgacagcacattttctcacttgagctaaggctcatacaggttaatatacagattcaaggggtggaattagttgtattctcatttacatacaatcaatcaactatattcacgtcacacttcattacatacagtcaatcaattttcctagcatcccagttatcacatatatggttaaagtgggtgttgttttacccgcccctaacttcatacagaagtcattcaaaacttaacataatgatgtcctgtctgcaactggggtccttgatcttatcaaggacacatagcatttcttgttctgggaagctgttatcagcggctgttgaaatactccctaggttctcatgaggtagtttacacagtttgtaacttattttttaaagaaaagtggctagttcagccattttgtgcctttagtattgctaaaatagttaacagccattttgtgtcctttctgatattaacaagcattgtgtatccactatctatttctacaaattgctacttctaaacaggcatctaaaccaatgagtaccttttgtctcatcagaactattcaaaagtaatataggagcacaaatgtagttacagggccacctataatttatatcatagtccagtatcacaaaatgccctccaacaagaCCATAATTGGGAAGACTGAACAGTTTGGGCAATTTATAAAACCGGTATCGAGGTACCAGAAAATATGCAAAAAAAACCTagaatgataccagaactgagGCTGGGGGCTTTTTCCTCTTAAAAAAAGATGGAGGTAGGTCTTGAAGATTATGAAAGATTTCGATGTACATTTCCATTTACAGGGaagaccagaactaggggtcataaataTAAGAAATTCACTAATAAATTCAGTAGGAAATGTggaagaaacctctttactcaaaacgtggttagaatgtggaatttgTGGAATACCACAAAGAGTAGTTGAACGGTATAGattatttaaggggaagctggataaacatatGAGGGAGGAAATAATGGATGAATATGTTGATAAGGTTAGATGAAGGAAACTCGCTTGGAGCATAAGCATTGCATGATTTATTGGACCCAATTTCTGTTCTGTAAATGCAATGTACTTACCAATAGATACTACTGGATTTGATTTGGAGCTGTTTCCTGGTGTTCTTATTAGTGTTGTTGATGATGTGACTTCCTGTAGGTGGGAAGACTCCAAATAGTTGGGCTCAAGGGCCAAAAAATGCTTTTAATGAAATAGCTCAGTTCCATCATTGCGGCTAAGATCAATGGAAATTTGTTAGCAGACGAaataagggccggaattctccagccattaggattctcttttcctgctatcAGTGCACCCCACCCGCGGGGTTaacagtggcatggggtggcttcaatggaaaatcccattgacatgcgGCAGGAAgagggaatcccgctgccagcgaatggcgtatCGCCAAGTAACATGCGGCCAGAGGACCGGATAATCCTGCCCAAGATATTTTAATTAATTTAAAGGGATTGTTTGAAGGCAGCCTATTTAGTAAATATACAAATTTAATTTACACAGCACTAGGAAAATAaaccatcccaaggtgcttcacagagacagagatagtgagactGAGAGATTCCGTGAAGGAATTCCAGTATGACATAGAGAACTGAAGGCATGGCCGGAAAGCTTAATGTGATGGAAAACAGGGATATGCAATCGACCAGAATTCAAGAGGACAGAGATCTCAGAGGATTTTAGGGATGATGGAGGTTATAAAGCTATGGTGGCCTGAGACCTCAGAAGATTTTTAAAGCCAAGATGAGGCTTTTAAAATCCAGGTGTCGCTGGACCGGGAATGTGAGGGAGGACAGAGGTGGTGGATGTTTTGACAAGCTCAGTCTAGCAGAGGGTGCGACTTCTACTATCAAACTGCAGGAAATTAATAATGTGACAGGGTTGAACTGGGAGatgtgttttattttttaaaatattttgccCCCCGCTTTGTTGTTCGAAATGATAAAGTATCCATAACTTATTAGGGATCGTTGTGGCGGGGTGCAAGATGAAGTCCAGCTGAGAAAGAAGGGCTTGAAGAAGGAGATTAACTCTTTTAGATCAATTCCACAGACTTCTGTCGTATTGTGCATGAAGATGGTGTCCTCTATGTTACAGAAATCCTGAAAGGTGAAGATCTGACCACTGTGTCCAAAGAGATTGTAACTAAGTTGTTGCTTAAAGCAATAATCAATGTTTAGTTAGTTGGTGAAATATTGCAAACCAGCAGAATTCCAGTGTTCACAGAAGTTAATTGCAGTCACCATCAATTATGGGTAAATAATTATACATGTTGTAAGATTGACTTGGTGGAGCAATGCTTGTTCCAGACACTAGGGGCAGCCTTTTTCCTAAAGGCTTCTGAACCTAACTGTCAAGCTGAAATGTGGGTCAGATCCCCCCCACCAGGTGGGAACAGTCACTGTGTGATTTTccttggaagggttggggggggggggcagaattaaTGACCAGAGGGCAGATAGGTCATCAAACTAAGGGTGGTAGACAAGCTTTCAAAGCTGGGCAAGCTAGGCAGTGGCCTTCCAGCTTGAAAGCAGGAGCAGGATGTCCTGGAAAGTCAGAGAGAAGCTGCTTCAAAATGGAGGCATCCACTATCCAACATctttaaatttaaattaaatatTCACCGTTGGAACCAAGTCACCGCTATGGGTGCTGCTGCAGCACCCAGGCAGACAGGAAGGCCTCTAAGCTGTTAAAC
The genomic region above belongs to Scyliorhinus torazame isolate Kashiwa2021f chromosome 6, sScyTor2.1, whole genome shotgun sequence and contains:
- the rbm24a gene encoding RNA-binding protein 24 isoform X1 — translated: MHTTQKDTTFTKIFVGGLPYHTTDASLRKYFEVFGDIEEAVVITDRQTGKSRGYGFVTMADRAAAERACKDPNPIIDGRKANVNLAYLGAKPRIMQPGFAFGVQQIHPAFVPRPYGIPTHYVYPQAFMQPGVVIPHVQPAAAATPYIDYTGTAYAQYSAATAAAAAYEQYPFAASPAAAAAAAGYVTAAGYSYAVQQPMPSAAPGAAAAAAFSQYQPQQLQTDRLQ